From Fusarium oxysporum f. sp. lycopersici 4287 chromosome 10, whole genome shotgun sequence, the proteins below share one genomic window:
- a CDS encoding hypothetical protein (At least one base has a quality score < 10) codes for MKTSTILTALGGMLAFNAQVVNAGCYTTGDPWPNKDQAAQFVWDACYGSQGMFSGQFRPKQTKSMCPRSGQLGLVFELKTSGARRLTLITTTATRASRTRSTDVTAAESQLFLSGVSVLIPVTVKC; via the exons ATGAAGACATCTACCATCCTTACTGCTCTCGGTGGCATGCTCGCCTTCAACGCCCAAGTCGTCAATGCGGGATGCTACACCACCGGCGACCCTTGGCCAAACAAAGATCAAGCAGCCCAATTCGTCTGGGACGCCTGCTACGGTTCTCAGGGCATGTTCTCTGGACAATTCAGACCCAAGCAAACCAAGTCCATGTGTCCCCGAAGCGGCCagcttggtcttgtctttgAATTGAAAACCAGTGGGGCCAGACGCTTGACCTTAATAACGACGACTGCTACACGCGCCTCAAGAACGAGATCTACGGATGTGACCGCGGCGGAGAGTCAACTGTTTCTAAGTGGCGTTTCCG TGCTGATCCCGGTAACTGTTAAATGTTGA